One part of the Sphingopyxis sp. TUF1 genome encodes these proteins:
- a CDS encoding response regulator transcription factor, with product MNATRQLLIVEDDEAFARTLKRSFERRGYDVFVADSPEAMEAVLKTARPGYAVVDLKLGNASGLACVQALRAADPVMRIVVLTGFASIATAVEAIKLGASYYLAKPSNTDDIEAAFERAEGNPDASLDARPSSIKTVEWEHIHQTLVETGFNISETARRLGMHRRTLARKLEKRQVR from the coding sequence ATGAACGCGACGCGCCAATTGCTGATCGTCGAGGATGACGAGGCGTTCGCACGGACGCTGAAGCGCTCGTTCGAACGGCGCGGCTATGACGTGTTCGTCGCCGACAGCCCCGAGGCGATGGAGGCGGTGCTGAAAACGGCGCGGCCGGGCTATGCGGTCGTCGACCTGAAGCTCGGCAACGCGTCGGGGCTGGCCTGTGTGCAGGCGCTGCGCGCCGCCGACCCGGTGATGCGGATCGTCGTGCTGACGGGATTCGCCAGCATCGCGACCGCGGTCGAGGCGATCAAGCTCGGCGCCTCCTATTATCTCGCCAAGCCGTCGAACACCGACGACATCGAGGCGGCGTTCGAGCGCGCCGAGGGCAATCCCGACGCCTCGCTCGACGCGCGCCCTTCGTCGATCAAGACCGTCGAGTGGGAGCATATCCACCAGACGCTCGTCGAAACGGGCTTCAACATCTCCGAAACCGCGCGGCGGCTGGGGATGCACCGGCGGACCCTGGCGCGGAAATTGGAGAAGCGGCAGGTTCGCTGA
- a CDS encoding SDR family NAD(P)-dependent oxidoreductase, producing the protein MTADHQRPLGSGFGARTTATDVLAGIDLSGRRAIVTGGHSGLGLETTRALAKAGAEVIVGARNVDAAQAATQGLPDVMVSALDLADLASVAIFAKHVLAYDRHIDILIHNAGIMACPETRVGPGWEAQFATNHLGPFALTMRLWPLLEGGARIVSVSSAGHHNSPIRWDDVQFAHGYDKWLAYGQSKTANALFAVHLDRLGRDRGVRAFSLHPGKIFTPLQRHLTEAEMKAEGWLDENGNPADPTFKTPEQGAATQVWAATSPQLEGLGGLYCEDCDVAIRAEQAEEPFVGVRRYATDPGEAERLWRLSQELTGAGLP; encoded by the coding sequence ATGACGGCAGACCATCAGAGGCCGCTTGGGTCGGGTTTCGGCGCGCGGACGACCGCGACGGACGTGCTGGCCGGCATCGACTTATCCGGGCGGCGCGCGATTGTGACCGGCGGTCATTCGGGCCTGGGTCTGGAAACCACCAGAGCGCTGGCGAAGGCGGGCGCGGAGGTGATCGTAGGCGCGCGTAATGTCGATGCCGCGCAAGCGGCGACGCAAGGCCTTCCCGACGTCATGGTCAGCGCTCTCGACCTCGCTGACCTCGCCAGCGTCGCCATATTCGCGAAGCACGTTCTGGCCTATGATCGTCACATCGACATATTGATCCACAATGCCGGTATCATGGCCTGCCCCGAAACGCGGGTGGGGCCGGGGTGGGAGGCCCAGTTCGCCACGAACCATCTTGGCCCTTTCGCGCTGACGATGCGGCTATGGCCGCTGCTGGAAGGCGGCGCGCGGATCGTTTCGGTATCCTCTGCGGGTCATCACAATTCGCCGATTCGCTGGGACGATGTTCAGTTTGCCCACGGTTACGATAAATGGCTGGCCTATGGTCAGTCGAAAACTGCCAACGCCTTGTTCGCCGTCCACCTCGACCGCTTGGGCCGGGACCGCGGTGTCCGCGCTTTCTCCCTCCACCCGGGCAAGATATTCACGCCGCTGCAGCGCCACCTCACCGAGGCGGAAATGAAGGCGGAAGGGTGGCTTGACGAGAACGGCAATCCTGCCGATCCGACGTTCAAGACGCCGGAGCAGGGCGCAGCGACCCAGGTCTGGGCCGCGACATCGCCGCAGCTTGAAGGACTTGGCGGCCTGTACTGCGAGGACTGCGACGTTGCGATCCGCGCTGAGCAGGCGGAGGAACCGTTCGTCGGTGTCCGACGCTATGCGACCGACCCGGGCGAAGCGGAAAGATTGTGGAGACTGTCCCAGGAGCTGACGGGCGCTGGGTTGCCCTGA